AGTGAAGGTAAGAAAATAGGAGGAAATGATGAAACTCTTAAACCAACGCCAAATCAAAAATATTCTCGGCTTAGTTCTCTTAGCCACTCCCTTAACCTTATCAGCTACCGCCATGAGTGCTGAAGCTGCCAGTTCTTCTAGTTTGCGCGATCGCGCTGTTGAAACTAATACCCATACTAAAGCAGAGGAAGGAAGTGACAAATACGCTTACCATCGTCGTGGCTGTGGTCATCGTTCGCGCCGTCGCCCCCCCAAAAAATGGTGGTAATTGAACCTAAACACTAACCAAGATTTGAGCAGTTTAATTTCTAGGCTGCTCTTTTTCTGATTTTTGGGGTTTGGGAAAATTCGGAGATTTTTGGTTAGTGGTTTCTAGATTTGCCCGAATCTCATCGAGATTTGCTTCTTCTTCTTTTAAGCGACTGGACAACTGACTCAGATGCTTTTGGTTATCAATAGGAAGATGAGGTTTAGGAAGCTCATCATTCGGCCAATTTTCTAAATCTATGCAAGGACAAGGACCCGTTTTTGCCCCAGAGTGTTTTAACGGAATGGGCATTTGACAACGGGCACAAGAATTTAATTCCCAATCAGAAGTTAATAACTCTTCTACGGTTTGTTCAGTTCCCTGTAAGTAACATTGCCCCGTAGCAGCAGAAAGAATTTCTTCCCAGCAGGACTCAAATTCTGAGGAAAATTTCTCCTGCTGTAACACAGAGGTTGGTTGTCTAGTTTCTCGACCGTTCTTAATATAAACTTTTTTTCCTGCTAAAAACCAATAGGCAAGATAGTTTTTTACTTGTTGTTGAGAAGCCATAATATTAATATTCCTAGATTAAGTTGATTTGCTATAGGGGGTAGCCTATAGCTTTTAAGGGTAGGGCATAACCGCCAGTAATTAAGTAAACTTCTGCTGCATTTTCTCCAATTTGACGCGTTAAATTTCCTAAGCGATCGCGAAATACCCGTCCACTTTTATAAGCTGGAATAACCCCCCAGCCTGTCTCTTCTCCCACTAAAATTACTTGGGAAGAAGTTTGTTGTAAGGTATCTAAAAAATGAGTGAGAGTCACCTCCCATTCTGCTTCTGTCTCAACCAGTAAATTTGCCACCCAAGTGCCAAGAGAATCTATTAATAGGCAATCTTGTGCTGTTCCTTGTGCAATAAATTCAGCTAAAGCAGTGGGAATTTCTTGAGTTTGCCAAGAAGTAGGACGACGAGAAGCGTGTTTTTGTAGCTTTTTTTGCCATCCTGGATCATTGGGATCAGCGATCGCGGTTGCTACATAAGTAACAGGGTGATTAGACTGTTTTGCCAGTTTCTCAGCCCATTCACTTTTGCCAGAATTCGCTGGCCCTAAAACTAGGGTAACTTGATTTTTTGCCACTGCTATTAATATTCTACGGTAATTTAACTACAGTTTCCATCCTACTTTTAATTTTTTATCATTCATTCATATTTCGATAAGTAGCGACAGCTGAGGGGGAAATTCGGTTAAGATAGCGAAAAATCCAATATTTAAAGATCGTATCTAGAATTACTGGAAATGTTGCAATAAAAATAAAATTAAATTCTCGATTTTCTGGCAAACCAAAATGTCGGGATATTTGTTCTAAAATAACTTCCCAGCCATGAGGAGAATGATAACCAACAAAAATATCCGTGGACAGAATAATAATAAAAGCTTTAGCAGAATCACTTAACCCATAAACAAATTCATCAATAAATGACTTGAGTACCGCAATTTCTTCTCGGCTTCGATAAATAATAATTGTAAAAGCAATTACTGAACAAATATCAGCAATAATATTCTCAATAGCATTTAAGCTACGATAACGATAATATTCAGCAATTTCTCGTGCTTTTTCTCTCACTTTTTCTTCCATTTCAGCCTCAGACATTTCAGGTTGCATCCCTAAAATTTCTTCAAAACGTAATGTTTCTTCAAAGTGTTGTAGTTCTTGTAATGCCTCTTCCCGAAAGTCTCGATTAATAAATAAGACTTGTTGATCTTCTTGAACAAAATAATGTTCAGCGATAGGTGCAATAATAAAATTTTTAGTAATTTGATGAGTTAATAGCGGCACAATAATTAGGATTAATAAAAACCGAATTGAGATAGCTGTTTTATCCCGAGAACTGCGAAAATTCCTAATTACTTCTTCTTCAGCATCAGAAGACTTTTCGACCTCTCGCTTAATTCGATTAAGAGTTCTTAACAGCGATCGCGGTAAAACACTAGTTTGGTCAGAGATAGTTCTTGGCTTTGATGATCGCTCCTGATTGGCAATATTGCTTAATTTTTGCTGTTGTTCTTTTGGAGGTTGCTTAATATTTTTTCCTGATTCTAATTTTTCATAAGTGGAAATTATGTCCTCAGCAACATTTAGTTTCTCGATAATTAAATCAGTATTCTTAAAATATTGATTACGAGGGTAATCTTGGGCTGCCCAACGTAAAAAGGAGCGACTTTCCTTGAACTTTTTCAGATTATCACCAACAATTCGTAAATTACGATTAACCTCTTGCTCAAAATAAGAAAAAACTTCATCTGAATAAGAACTATTTTTCTGTTGGATAGGTTGTTGTTCAAAATACTCATCTTCAATGAGTTTAATCATTAAAGCCGCTTGATAAGCCTTCTCTAAACTTTCTTCAGGAGATTCAGAGAACCACGGCACAAATTGACGAATTTTTCTTGGTAAATACATTCAATATGCTAATTTGTTATGGATTACTGTTGATTTATTTGTAATAATATCTTAGTTAATTAAAAGAATAAAATTGAAACAAATTGACACCATGACTCACTTAATAATTCCAATAACAATCAATAACCACGAAATAACCACGAACAAATAACAAACATTATAATAGATAAAAATTTTATCGTGCCGAACTCACTTTTAAGATAAGCTGGAAAATAGAAGTATTTAGGGGAATTTTAACAAATATACATGGCAGTAAAACACGCCAGTTGGATCGTTGGTGATGCTAGAAGTGGTAAAACGACCTATTTAGTCGAAAATTTTCAGCAATGGGTACAACAGAAGCAAAATGCCATAGAGGATCAAAGCCAAGCGCAATGGATGCCTTCTGTGATTGTCCTTGCTGCTAATCATAACACTGCCGAGCAACTGAGCCAGAAATTAACTCATGCTGGTTATCCGATTGCGACTAAAACCCCTCTTGGCTTCATGGAAGAAGAGGTTAACTTATTCTTTCCTCTTTGCTGTGAAATTTTAAGCCTAACTCCCAAATTTCCCTTAAAATTACGCCCTGAAACCGAACAAACTCTTGCTAGCAGTTTCTGGCATTCTGCTTGGCCAGAAGCCATAATTCCAAATGGGAAAGTGGAGTCTCGCCTTGTTCGAACCACCTTAGATATTTTACAGCTTGCTGGTGCTAGTGGCACGCCACTAGAGGAAATTGCTACTCGCTTGAGTGTTACTCTCTCGGAAGAAGAAAAAGCTTTAATTGGCGATGAAGCATTAATCCCTTTAATGGCAGAATTAATAGTTAACTGGCGAGATTGGTGCTTAAAACAAGGATTTCTCACCTATGGGTTAATTTACTACCTTTATGGACAAGTTTTGTTAACTCATCCCTTTTATCAAGCCTATTTGCAAGAC
This window of the Euhalothece natronophila Z-M001 genome carries:
- the cobU gene encoding bifunctional adenosylcobinamide kinase/adenosylcobinamide-phosphate guanylyltransferase; translated protein: MAKNQVTLVLGPANSGKSEWAEKLAKQSNHPVTYVATAIADPNDPGWQKKLQKHASRRPTSWQTQEIPTALAEFIAQGTAQDCLLIDSLGTWVANLLVETEAEWEVTLTHFLDTLQQTSSQVILVGEETGWGVIPAYKSGRVFRDRLGNLTRQIGENAAEVYLITGGYALPLKAIGYPL
- a CDS encoding proton extrusion protein PcxA; its protein translation is MYLPRKIRQFVPWFSESPEESLEKAYQAALMIKLIEDEYFEQQPIQQKNSSYSDEVFSYFEQEVNRNLRIVGDNLKKFKESRSFLRWAAQDYPRNQYFKNTDLIIEKLNVAEDIISTYEKLESGKNIKQPPKEQQQKLSNIANQERSSKPRTISDQTSVLPRSLLRTLNRIKREVEKSSDAEEEVIRNFRSSRDKTAISIRFLLILIIVPLLTHQITKNFIIAPIAEHYFVQEDQQVLFINRDFREEALQELQHFEETLRFEEILGMQPEMSEAEMEEKVREKAREIAEYYRYRSLNAIENIIADICSVIAFTIIIYRSREEIAVLKSFIDEFVYGLSDSAKAFIIILSTDIFVGYHSPHGWEVILEQISRHFGLPENREFNFIFIATFPVILDTIFKYWIFRYLNRISPSAVATYRNMNE